In Nicotiana tabacum cultivar K326 chromosome 21, ASM71507v2, whole genome shotgun sequence, one DNA window encodes the following:
- the LOC107832539 gene encoding potassium transporter 5-like, whose translation MASADSDLHTEEVAENKRNNGQLKGRKVSWAKLYRVDSLNLEAGKVSNSLAGHASKDDWKTILSLAFQSVGVIYGDLGTSPLYTIQSTFTEKIGDKNDILGVLSLIIYTIFLVPMTKYVFTVLWANDNGNGGAFALYSLICRHAKVSLIPNQEPEDRELSRYGLDIPSNQFRRAQNIKHKLENTKFARLFLVFLAILGTSMVIGDGIITPSISVLSAVSGIKPLGQEAIVGVSVAILVALFCFQRFGTDKVGYSFAPAICIWFCLISGTGMYNLFKHDVSVLRAFNPKYIFNYFKRNGKKGWLSLGGVILCITGSEAMFADLGHFSVRSVQISFSCLVFPSILSAYIGQAAYLTKFPENVGNAFYASVPDPLYWPTFVVAVVAAIIASQAMISGAFSIVAQAQSLGCFPRVKVIHTSAKHEGQVYIPELNYFLMVACVVVTLSFKTTGNLGNAYGICVVSAELITTNMVTLVMLLIWKISIWRIILFYVVYVTIESTYLSAQLTKFVQGGFLPLAFSFVLVIIMGIWHYVQKHRYEFELKNKVSSDYITDLAKNPDIKRVPGIGLLYSELVQGIPPIFPHFVSNIPSVHSIIVLVSIKSIPINKVALEERFLFRHVQPREYKVFRCVVRLGYNDQLGKPEEFENQLVEHLKEFIRDEYYILAAHADQVADREIEPAVSGQLVAGNSSRVYTEEELEQQVDSRVSSAGSIRSMNTSAAQSNHSSNRIQMVPPSLEEVEVMQFVEKAKEQGVFYLLGEAEVVTKQDSSFLKKFVVNYAYNFLRKNFRQGEKVMAIPRTRLLRVGMTYEL comes from the exons ATGGCGAGCGCAGATAGTGATCTTCATACAGAAGAGGTTGCAGAAAACAAGAGAAACAACGGGCAGCTAAAAGGTCGCAAAGTCTCATGGGCGAAGTTATACCGTGTGGACTCCCTCAACTTGGAAGCTGGAAAAGTGTCAAATTCTCTGGCTGGACATGCCTCTAAG GATGATTGGAAGACGATACTGAGTTTAGCATTTCAGTCTGTAGGAGTTATCTACGGAGACTTAGGGACTTCCCCTCTCTATACTATTCAAAGTACATTTACTGAAAAAATTGGAGATAAGAATGACATTCTGGGCGTGTTGTCCCTCATCATATATACCATATTCCTCGTACCTATGACTAAGTATGTCTTCACTGTCTTATGGGCAAACGACAATGGCAATG GGGGAGCATTTGCGTTGTATTCCTTAATATGTCGACATGCAAAAGTGAGTCTCATCCCAAACCAGGAGCCAGAGGATAGAGAGCTTTCCCGCTACGGTCTGGACATACCATCAAATCAATTTAGAAGGGCTCAGAATATCAAACATAAGTTGGAAAACACTAAATTTGCAAGATTGTTTCTTGTCTTCCTTGCGATCCTTGGAACATCGATGGTCATTGGCGATGGAATTATCACTCCTTCCATCTCAG TTCTCTCTGCCGTAAGTGGGATCAAGCCTCTAGGCCAAG AAGCGATTGTGGGTGTTTCCGTTGCAATACTGGTAGCCCTCTTCTGTTTTCAACGTTTTGGTACAGACAAAGTGGGATACTCATTTGCTCCAGCCATATGCATTTGGTTTTGTTTAATAAGTGGTACCGGTATGTACAACTTGTTCAAGCATGATGTGAGTGTCTTACGTGCCTTTAATCCCAAATACATTTTTAACTACTTCAAAAGAAATGGTAAAAAAGGATGGCTTTCTCTTGGTGGAGTTATCCTCTGCATTACAG GATCCGAAGCTATGTTTGCTGATTTGGGTCACTTTAGTGTGCGGTCTGTTCAA ATAAGCTTCAGTTGCTTAGTATTTCCATCTATCCTCTCTGCTTATATTGGGCAAGCTGCTTACCTTACAAAATTCCCAGAAAATGTGGGGAATGCTTTTTATGCCTCTGTTCCAG ATCCACTTTACTGGCCAACATTTGTAGTGGCTGTTGTTGCGGCCATTATTGCAAGTCAAGCAATGATATCTGGAGCTTTTTCTATTGTGGCTCAGGCCCAAAGTCTAGGTTGTTTCCCAAGGGTGAAGGTAATTCACACATCTGCAAAGCACGAGGGTCAGGTTTACATTCCCGAGTTGAATTACTTCCTCATGGTTGCATGTGTTGTAGTTACTCTCAGCTTCAAAACCACAGGAAATTTGGGGAATGCTTATGGAATTTGTGTGGTTAGTGCTGAGCTCATAACCACAAATATGGTGACATTAGTAATGCTTCTTATATGGAAAATTAGCATATGGCGGATTATCTTATTCTACGTGGTGTACGTTACCATAGAATCTACATATCTATCCGCTCAGCTGACAAAGTTCGTGCAAGGTGGTTTTCTACCTTTGGCTTTCTCATTTGTGCTCGTGATCATTATGGGGATTTGGCACTATGTTCAAAAACATAGATATGAATTCGAGCTCAAGAACAAGGTTTCAAGTGACTACATTACGGACTTAGCCAAAAATCCAGACATCAAAAGAGTACCTGGAATAGGACTACTCTACTCTGAATTAGTACAGGGGATTCCACCAATATTTCCCCACTTTGTCTCCAATATTCCGTCGGTCCATTCTATTATAGTTCTGGTGTCAATTAAATCCATTCCTATAAACAAAGTAGCGCTGGAGGAACGGTTCTTGTTCAGACATGTTCAGCCTAGAGAATACAAGGTGTTCCGATGTGTAGTTAGGTTAGGGTACAATGATCAACTTGGGAAACCAGAGGAATTTGAAAACCAATTGGTGGAACATTTGAAAGAGTTCATTCGAGATGAATACTATATTCTTGCAGCACATGCTGATCAAGTTGCAGATAGAGAAATTGAACCTGCAGTATCTGGCCAACTAGTGGCTGGAAATTCATCCCGGGTCTACACGGAGGAAGAGCTGGAGCAACAAGTAGATTCTAGAGTTTCATCAGCTGGTTCGATTCGATCAATGAACACTTCAGCAGCTCAGTCGAATCATTCATCAAATAGAATACAAATGGTCCCACCAAGTTTGGAAGAAGTAGAAGTGATGCAGTTTGTGGAAAAAGCAAAGGAGCAAGGAGTGTTCTATCTCCTGGGAGAAGCAGAGGTGGTCACTAAACAAGATTCTTCATTCttgaagaaatttgttgtcaACTATGCCTATAATTTCTTGCGCAAGAACTTCAGGCAAGgggagaaagttatggccattccCAGGACTAGGCTGCTAAGGGTCGGCATGACTTATGAATTATAA